From a single Parcubacteria group bacterium genomic region:
- the tgt gene encoding tRNA guanosine(34) transglycosylase Tgt: protein MFEMIKKKENRRWGKLKTNHGEIKSPFFMPDATRGFVRSLSQRDLEETGIGPMVVNTYHLYLKPGMELIKKSGGIHGFMNYNQPLLSDSGGYQVFSLIHKNSKMGKITENEVIFRSSLDGSKHILTPEKAIQIQFDLGVDMMVCLDDPPPNNYSKEKIKRAVERTIRWAKRCKDEYSRQVESRKLKDENRPLIFGVVQGGEYLDLREYCAQGLIKIGFDGYGFGARHIDEDGNIMEEVLEKTASFIPEGSLRFALGIGTPEDIVKCVSFGWDMFDCVIPTREGRHGRLFIRKNLNSQISTRKSEFYETININNEKYKSDFSKVDENCDCEMCRNYSKAYMRYLFSQKEPMAMRLASKHNLKFYADLMKELRNDNYFYPKKNVTRK, encoded by the coding sequence ATGTTTGAAATGATCAAAAAAAAAGAGAATAGAAGGTGGGGAAAATTAAAAACAAATCACGGGGAAATAAAATCCCCATTTTTTATGCCTGACGCCACCAGAGGTTTTGTGCGTTCTTTAAGCCAGAGAGATTTAGAAGAGACAGGAATTGGTCCGATGGTGGTTAATACTTACCATCTCTATCTCAAACCGGGGATGGAACTAATCAAAAAATCCGGAGGAATCCATGGATTTATGAATTATAATCAGCCTCTTCTTTCCGATTCCGGCGGATATCAAGTCTTTTCCCTCATCCATAAAAATTCTAAAATGGGAAAAATAACCGAAAATGAAGTTATTTTTCGCTCTTCTCTGGATGGATCGAAACATATTCTTACTCCGGAAAAGGCAATTCAAATTCAATTTGATCTGGGAGTGGATATGATGGTGTGCCTGGACGATCCGCCGCCAAACAATTACAGTAAGGAAAAAATCAAGAGGGCAGTAGAAAGAACGATCAGGTGGGCGAAGCGATGCAAAGATGAATATAGCAGGCAAGTTGAAAGCCGAAAACTTAAAGATGAAAATCGGCCGCTTATTTTTGGAGTTGTCCAAGGGGGAGAATATCTTGATTTGCGAGAATATTGCGCCCAGGGTTTGATTAAGATTGGCTTTGACGGCTATGGTTTTGGCGCCAGGCATATTGATGAAGATGGGAATATTATGGAAGAAGTTTTGGAAAAAACCGCTAGTTTTATTCCGGAAGGTTCTTTGCGTTTTGCTTTGGGAATCGGAACGCCGGAAGATATTGTAAAATGTGTTTCTTTCGGGTGGGACATGTTTGATTGTGTAATTCCGACGAGGGAAGGTAGACACGGAAGACTTTTTATCAGAAAAAATCTCAACTCTCAAATCTCAACTCGCAAGTCTGAATTCTATGAAACAATAAATATCAATAATGAAAAATATAAAAGCGACTTTTCGAAAGTTGATGAAAATTGCGATTGTGAAATGTGCCGGAATTATTCCAAGGCATATATGCGTTACCTATTTTCTCAAAAAGAACCGATGGCGATGCGCCTAGCCAGCAAACATAATCTGAAATTTTATGCCGATCTGATGAAAGAACTGAGGAATGACAATTATTTTTATCCCAAAAAAAATGTCACAAGGAAATGA
- the recO gene encoding DNA repair protein RecO, giving the protein MDYKYTGIILSKRDVGETDRIYTIYTLESGKIRVLAKSVRKANAKLAGFLENFNLAEIFVAKNQGMGKITGSLIINNFPEIRKNLEIIGNVFDSINLLGKMIKDENKDQEIFKLLREYLETMNEIAKENNRDKNEIISLGFIFKLFEELGYKIEVGNCALCQEKVKEGKNYFDPEQGGIVCERCIASLKTRVITNPNAIKILRIFFQNSLKSLIKLKAEKKDLANLEIIKREFLRWIE; this is encoded by the coding sequence ATGGATTACAAATACACCGGAATAATTTTAAGCAAAAGAGATGTTGGGGAAACCGATCGGATTTATACTATTTATACTTTAGAATCGGGAAAAATTCGGGTTTTGGCCAAGAGCGTCCGCAAGGCTAACGCGAAACTGGCGGGATTTCTGGAGAATTTTAATTTGGCAGAGATTTTTGTTGCCAAAAATCAGGGAATGGGGAAAATCACCGGATCGTTGATAATTAATAATTTTCCCGAAATCAGAAAAAATTTAGAAATCATTGGGAATGTTTTTGACTCCATTAATCTTTTGGGAAAAATGATAAAGGATGAAAACAAGGATCAGGAAATTTTTAAGTTGCTCAGAGAATATTTGGAAACAATGAATGAGATTGCCAAAGAAAATAACCGGGATAAAAATGAAATAATTTCTCTCGGTTTCATTTTCAAGCTTTTTGAAGAATTGGGATACAAAATTGAAGTTGGGAATTGCGCTCTTTGCCAAGAAAAAGTAAAAGAAGGAAAAAACTATTTTGATCCTGAACAAGGAGGAATTGTTTGTGAGAGATGTATCGCAAGCTTGAAAACAAGAGTTATAACTAATCCCAATGCTATAAAAATTCTTCGAATTTTTTTCCAAAACAGCCTAAAGTCGCTGATTAAGCTTAAAGCAGAAAAAAAAGATCTGGCTAACCTTGAAATTATCAAACGGGAGTTTCTGAGGTGGATAGAATAA